Proteins from a genomic interval of Candidatus Binatia bacterium:
- the nuoK gene encoding NADH-quinone oxidoreductase subunit NuoK, with translation MVPLVWYQLLAAILFTIGVVGVLVRRSALVIFMSIELMLNAVNLSLIAFSRQHGGMEGHVFVFFVMAVAAAEVAIGLAILVAIFRNRETASVDDVHLLKG, from the coding sequence ATGGTTCCGCTCGTCTGGTATCAGCTCCTGGCCGCGATCCTCTTCACGATCGGGGTCGTCGGGGTGCTGGTGCGGCGAAGCGCCCTCGTCATCTTCATGTCGATCGAGCTGATGCTGAATGCCGTGAACCTCTCCCTGATCGCCTTCTCGCGGCAGCACGGCGGCATGGAAGGGCACGTGTTCGTCTTCTTCGTGATGGCGGTCGCCGCGGCCGAGGTCGCGATCGGCCTCGCGATCCTGGTCGCCATCTTCCGGAACCGCGAAACGGCGAGCGTGGACGACGTCCACCTCCTGAAAGGCTAG
- a CDS encoding NADH-quinone oxidoreductase subunit J — MLEGILFAMFAGVAIGCALGVVFHRNPVHCALLLVGVLLSLAGVFILLHAAFVAALQVIVYAGAIMVLFLFVVMLLNVKGETPLLTPGAAKGFGFLFGLIVATELLWTVLSPGGSEGGPFPAAALPAEFGSPAGLGMLLYTTWLYPFEIVSLLLLVAVVGAVVLAKRKFF, encoded by the coding sequence ATGCTCGAAGGCATCCTCTTCGCCATGTTCGCCGGGGTCGCGATCGGCTGCGCCCTGGGCGTCGTCTTCCATCGGAACCCGGTGCACTGCGCGCTGCTCCTGGTCGGCGTCCTGCTCTCGCTGGCGGGGGTGTTCATCCTGCTCCACGCCGCGTTCGTCGCGGCGCTGCAGGTGATCGTCTACGCGGGCGCGATCATGGTGCTCTTCCTCTTCGTGGTCATGCTGCTCAACGTGAAAGGGGAGACGCCGCTGCTCACGCCCGGCGCGGCGAAGGGCTTCGGATTCCTGTTCGGCCTGATCGTGGCCACCGAGCTCCTCTGGACCGTGCTCTCGCCCGGCGGCTCCGAAGGGGGCCCCTTTCCGGCCGCGGCCCTGCCGGCGGAGTTCGGCTCGCCGGCGGGCCTGGGCATGCTGCTCTACACAACCTGGCTCTATCCCTTCGAGATCGTCTCCCTCCTGCTCCTCGTCGCCGTGGTCGGCGCCGTGGTGCTCGCCAAGAGGAAGTTCTTCTGA
- the nuoL gene encoding NADH-quinone oxidoreductase subunit L, which produces MNTLSLLWLIPALPLLGAIVNGIGAGKLPRKLVSAIGTGTVGLAFLIAVGCFLSLARLAPEDRVFVQQLFSWIDSGDFSVAVRFGLDPLSAVMILIVTGVGFLIHVYSTGYMGHEKAYGRYFAYLNLFTFAMLVLVMADNFLVMFFGWEGVGLCSYLLIGFWYQKPSAAAAGKKAFVVNRIGDWGFIIGMLLIFVHFGTLDFGRVFTEAPDRLAFGSAVATAIALFLFVGATGKSAQIPLYVWLPDAMEGPTPVSALIHAATMVTAGVYMIARCHVLYALAPTALIVVAIIGAATALFAATIGLVQKDIKRVLAYSTVSQLGYMFLAMGVGAYVSGIFHLMTHAFFKALLFLGAGSVIHAVSGEQDMDRMGGLKAHLPKTHLTMLIGTLAIAGIFPLSGFFSKDEILWNAWRVNPGLWAVGVIGAFLTAFYMFRLYYMTFHGPMRVSEEAKHHLHESPTSMTLPLMILAVLAAVGGLINIPILAGGQRFDAWLEPVFADLARVMGPTAHAEAAAAHQPGTEIVFMAISLMVALAGIFLARRFYVTDPTLPRRLAESARGLYRTLWEKYRVDELYDRTVVQPIVRGSERLWQGFDAAVIDGAVNGVGKQIERGAGILRAAQTGYVQFYALIITLGLVVVLGYLALR; this is translated from the coding sequence GTGAACACCCTCTCCCTTCTCTGGCTGATTCCCGCGCTGCCGCTCCTCGGCGCGATCGTGAACGGGATCGGCGCGGGGAAGCTTCCGCGCAAGCTCGTGAGCGCGATCGGCACCGGGACGGTCGGCCTCGCGTTCCTGATCGCGGTCGGCTGCTTCCTCTCGCTGGCGCGGCTGGCTCCGGAGGATCGCGTCTTCGTCCAGCAGCTCTTCTCCTGGATCGACTCGGGAGACTTCTCGGTCGCGGTCCGCTTCGGCCTGGATCCGCTCTCGGCCGTGATGATCCTGATCGTCACCGGCGTCGGCTTCCTGATCCACGTCTACTCGACCGGCTACATGGGACACGAGAAGGCCTACGGGCGCTACTTCGCGTACCTGAACCTGTTCACGTTCGCGATGCTCGTGCTGGTGATGGCCGACAACTTCCTCGTGATGTTCTTCGGCTGGGAGGGGGTGGGGCTCTGCTCCTACCTGCTCATCGGCTTCTGGTACCAGAAGCCCTCGGCCGCGGCGGCGGGGAAGAAGGCGTTCGTCGTGAACCGGATCGGCGACTGGGGCTTCATCATCGGCATGCTCCTCATCTTCGTGCACTTCGGCACGCTCGACTTCGGGCGCGTCTTCACCGAGGCGCCCGACCGGCTCGCGTTCGGAAGCGCCGTCGCCACGGCGATCGCCCTCTTCCTCTTCGTCGGCGCCACGGGAAAGAGCGCCCAGATTCCGCTCTACGTATGGCTCCCGGACGCCATGGAGGGCCCCACGCCCGTCTCGGCGCTGATCCACGCCGCGACCATGGTCACGGCCGGGGTCTACATGATCGCGCGCTGCCACGTGCTCTACGCGCTGGCGCCGACGGCGCTCATCGTGGTCGCGATCATCGGCGCCGCGACGGCGCTCTTCGCCGCGACGATCGGGCTGGTCCAGAAGGACATCAAGCGGGTGCTGGCCTACTCCACGGTCAGCCAGCTGGGCTACATGTTCCTGGCCATGGGCGTGGGGGCGTACGTCTCGGGAATCTTCCACCTCATGACGCACGCCTTCTTCAAGGCGCTGCTCTTCCTCGGCGCCGGCAGCGTGATCCACGCCGTCTCCGGCGAGCAGGACATGGACAGGATGGGAGGGCTGAAGGCCCACCTCCCCAAGACGCACCTGACGATGCTGATCGGAACGCTCGCGATCGCCGGGATCTTTCCCCTGTCCGGATTCTTCAGCAAGGACGAGATCCTCTGGAACGCCTGGAGGGTCAATCCCGGACTCTGGGCGGTCGGCGTGATCGGCGCCTTCCTCACCGCCTTCTACATGTTCCGGCTCTACTACATGACCTTCCACGGGCCGATGCGCGTCTCGGAAGAGGCGAAGCACCATCTCCACGAGTCGCCGACGAGCATGACCCTACCGCTGATGATCCTCGCCGTCCTGGCGGCGGTCGGGGGTCTGATCAACATTCCGATCCTGGCCGGCGGCCAGCGCTTCGACGCCTGGCTCGAGCCGGTCTTCGCGGATCTCGCGCGGGTGATGGGGCCCACGGCGCACGCCGAGGCCGCTGCCGCCCACCAGCCGGGGACGGAGATCGTCTTCATGGCGATCTCCCTCATGGTCGCGCTGGCGGGGATCTTCCTCGCGCGGCGGTTCTACGTGACCGATCCGACGCTGCCGCGCCGCCTGGCCGAGAGCGCGCGCGGGCTCTACCGGACCCTCTGGGAGAAGTACCGGGTGGACGAGTTGTACGACCGGACGGTGGTGCAGCCGATCGTGCGCGGGTCGGAGCGGCTCTGGCAGGGGTTCGACGCCGCCGTCATCGACGGGGCGGTGAACGGGGTCGGGAAGCAGATCGAGCGTGGCGCGGGGATCCTGCGCGCGGCGCAGACCGGATACGTGCAGTTCTACGCCCTGATCATCACCCTGGGGCTCGTGGTCGTGCTCGGCTACCTGGCGCTCCGATGA
- a CDS encoding NADH-quinone oxidoreductase subunit M, with translation MSLLGVPLLTFLIFLPLVGAAVVFLMPSARLGAIRWTAFLFSALTFLASIPLWTSFDLARKGMQFEENVPWIGPLGISYHLGVDGISALLILMTTFLTAIAILSTFSAVTNRVKSYMATLLILETGMIGVFAALDLVLFYIFWEAVLIPMYLIIGIWGGPRRIYAAVKFILYTVAGSLLMLVAILYLYFAYHAAFGTYTFDLIRLYDTPLAGSAQLWLFAAFALAFAIKVPMFPFHTWLPDAHVEAPTAGSVILAGVLLKMGTYGFVRFAMPLFPEGTRAFAPWIIALAVIGIIYGALVAMVQRDVKKLVAYSSVSHLGFVMLGLFALNTQGIQGSVLQMVNHGLSTGALFLAVGIIYERRHTREISEFGGLSAILPWFAALFLIICLSSLGLPGLNGFIGEFLILLGAFRVYPWVTGIAATGVILAAVYLLWMYERVMFGPVTNEKNRGLRDLSPREFWTLAPVIALILWIGIFPNPFLRRLDTSSAELMARVNARVMATETIGAATTAEADTP, from the coding sequence ATGAGCCTTCTCGGCGTGCCGCTCCTCACGTTCCTGATCTTCCTGCCGCTCGTCGGCGCCGCCGTGGTCTTCCTCATGCCCTCGGCCCGGCTCGGCGCGATCCGCTGGACCGCGTTCCTGTTCTCGGCGCTGACGTTCCTGGCCTCGATCCCGCTCTGGACCTCGTTCGACCTGGCCCGGAAGGGGATGCAGTTCGAGGAGAACGTCCCCTGGATCGGCCCGCTCGGCATCTCCTACCACCTGGGCGTGGACGGGATCAGCGCGCTCCTGATCCTCATGACCACGTTCCTGACCGCGATCGCGATCCTCTCGACGTTCAGCGCGGTGACGAACCGGGTGAAGAGCTACATGGCGACCCTGCTGATCCTGGAAACGGGGATGATCGGTGTGTTCGCCGCGCTCGACCTCGTGCTCTTCTACATCTTCTGGGAAGCGGTGCTGATCCCCATGTACCTGATCATCGGCATCTGGGGCGGCCCGCGCCGGATCTACGCGGCGGTCAAGTTCATCCTCTACACGGTGGCGGGGAGCCTGCTCATGCTCGTCGCCATCCTGTACCTGTACTTCGCCTATCACGCCGCGTTCGGCACCTACACGTTCGACCTCATCCGGCTCTACGACACGCCGCTGGCGGGCTCGGCGCAGCTCTGGCTGTTCGCCGCCTTCGCGCTTGCCTTCGCGATCAAGGTGCCGATGTTCCCGTTCCACACCTGGCTTCCCGACGCGCACGTCGAGGCGCCCACGGCGGGATCGGTGATCCTCGCGGGCGTGCTCCTCAAGATGGGGACCTACGGCTTCGTGCGGTTCGCGATGCCGCTCTTTCCGGAGGGCACCCGGGCGTTCGCCCCGTGGATCATCGCGCTCGCGGTGATCGGCATCATCTACGGCGCGCTGGTGGCCATGGTGCAGCGCGACGTGAAGAAGCTCGTGGCCTATTCGTCCGTGAGCCACCTGGGCTTCGTGATGCTGGGGCTCTTCGCGCTGAACACCCAGGGGATCCAGGGGAGCGTCCTCCAGATGGTGAACCACGGGCTCTCCACCGGGGCGCTGTTCCTCGCGGTCGGGATCATCTACGAGCGGCGGCACACCCGCGAGATCTCGGAGTTCGGCGGGCTCTCGGCCATCCTTCCCTGGTTCGCGGCCCTGTTCCTGATCATCTGCCTCTCCAGCCTGGGCCTGCCCGGGCTGAACGGGTTCATCGGCGAGTTCCTGATCCTGCTCGGCGCCTTCCGGGTCTACCCGTGGGTGACCGGGATCGCCGCGACCGGCGTGATCCTCGCCGCGGTCTATCTGCTCTGGATGTACGAGCGGGTGATGTTCGGCCCGGTCACGAACGAGAAGAACCGGGGCCTGCGCGACCTCTCGCCGCGCGAGTTCTGGACGCTCGCGCCGGTGATCGCGCTGATCCTCTGGATCGGGATCTTCCCGAATCCGTTCCTGCGCCGCCTCGACACCTCCTCGGCGGAGCTGATGGCCCGGGTGAACGCCCGGGTGATGGCGACCGAGACGATCGGGGCCGCGACGACGGCTGAGGCGGACACGCCATGA